In Thermus hydrothermalis, a single genomic region encodes these proteins:
- the mutL gene encoding DNA mismatch repair endonuclease MutL has product MIRPLPPELKGLLARGEVLLSVRDAVRELLENALDAGAKRVRVELFGGGLERLVVEDDGEGIPLEELSLAVEPFTTSKLQDPKAIQTLGFRGQALYALRQAATLRLRSRPKGQLGGGLLVARGDAVEVRPVPAPPGTRVEVVGLFAGEGRDPAREVREVQGLLKRYLLHHPHLVLAFFAEGEARLLFPGAGLKEAARLAFGRVMAERLFRVERRGEGMAFSGLLSGPQVSRTREDALFLAVNGRPVAFPPGLLKAVRRAYKDLLPEGHYPVGVLNLSLSPGLYRLRLDARKEEVALSGEVEAFVEEGIREALAGRNLVRLLPEPKPLAPLTPPTPSGLPRLRYLGQFRDSYLLAEGGDTLYVVDQHAAHERILYEDFLRRLEEGLSPLPYPVLVELTPEEALLLPGGTERLFAYEPFGPHRVRLLKAPAFLHPYPLLLPEVFREALRGEGRSLKNLLARLACLPAIKAGHPLGQVAGQALLDALLACETPWVCPHGRPTLLALKEEELIRRFGRRSGAKGGEEARPHWPQESFPEAPLPKEG; this is encoded by the coding sequence GTGATCCGCCCCTTGCCGCCCGAACTTAAGGGCCTCCTCGCCCGGGGCGAGGTGCTCCTTTCCGTGAGGGATGCGGTGCGGGAGCTCTTGGAAAACGCCCTGGACGCAGGGGCCAAGCGGGTGCGGGTGGAGCTTTTTGGCGGGGGCCTGGAAAGGCTCGTGGTGGAGGATGACGGGGAAGGCATCCCCTTGGAAGAGCTTTCCCTCGCCGTGGAGCCCTTTACCACCAGCAAGCTCCAAGACCCGAAGGCCATCCAAACCCTGGGCTTCCGGGGCCAGGCCCTTTACGCCCTGAGGCAGGCCGCCACCTTGCGCCTGCGCTCCCGGCCTAAGGGGCAGCTCGGGGGTGGGCTTCTGGTGGCCCGGGGGGATGCGGTGGAGGTGCGCCCTGTCCCCGCACCCCCCGGTACCCGGGTGGAGGTGGTGGGCCTCTTCGCCGGGGAGGGGCGGGACCCGGCGCGGGAGGTGCGGGAGGTCCAGGGGCTTCTCAAGCGTTACCTCCTCCACCACCCCCACCTCGTCCTCGCCTTTTTCGCCGAGGGGGAGGCTAGGCTCCTCTTCCCGGGGGCGGGGCTAAAGGAGGCGGCCCGCCTGGCCTTCGGCCGGGTGATGGCGGAGCGGCTTTTCCGGGTGGAACGGCGGGGGGAGGGGATGGCCTTTTCCGGGCTCCTTTCTGGGCCCCAGGTTTCCCGTACCCGGGAAGACGCCCTTTTCCTTGCGGTGAACGGCCGTCCCGTGGCCTTTCCCCCGGGGCTTCTCAAGGCGGTGCGCCGGGCCTACAAGGACCTCCTCCCCGAGGGGCACTACCCCGTGGGTGTCCTGAACCTGAGCCTTTCCCCAGGGTTGTACCGCCTGCGCCTGGACGCCAGGAAGGAGGAGGTGGCCCTAAGCGGGGAGGTGGAGGCCTTTGTGGAGGAGGGTATCCGGGAGGCCTTGGCGGGGCGGAACCTGGTCCGGCTCCTTCCGGAGCCCAAGCCCCTTGCCCCCCTTACCCCCCCCACGCCCTCGGGGCTTCCCCGGCTCCGCTACCTGGGCCAGTTCCGGGATAGCTACCTCTTGGCGGAAGGGGGGGACACCCTCTACGTGGTGGACCAGCACGCCGCCCACGAGCGCATCCTCTACGAGGACTTCCTGCGCCGCCTGGAGGAGGGCCTAAGCCCCCTGCCCTATCCCGTCCTGGTGGAGCTCACGCCGGAGGAAGCCCTCCTTTTGCCGGGGGGGACGGAAAGGCTTTTCGCCTACGAGCCCTTCGGGCCCCATAGGGTGCGCCTCCTAAAGGCGCCCGCCTTTCTCCACCCCTACCCCCTTCTCCTCCCCGAGGTCTTCCGGGAGGCCTTGAGGGGGGAGGGGAGGAGCCTAAAGAACCTCCTCGCCCGCCTGGCCTGCCTCCCCGCCATCAAGGCGGGCCACCCCTTGGGGCAGGTGGCGGGGCAGGCCCTTTTGGACGCCCTCCTCGCCTGCGAGACCCCCTGGGTCTGCCCCCACGGCCGCCCCACCCTTTTGGCCCTTAAGGAGGAGGAGCTCATCCGCCGCTTTGGCCGGCGTTCGGGGGCGAAGGGAGGAGAAGAAGCCCGTCCTCATTGGCCACAAGAAAGCTTCCCGGAAGCACCGCTCCCCAAGGAAGGCTAA
- the rraA gene encoding ribonuclease E activity regulator RraA, translating into MELSTTDLSDLHPEAVAMPMVFQAFGGKRRFSGRVRTLRVLEDNALVRQVLEEGGEGQVLFVDGQGSLRTALLGGNLARLAWERGWQGVVVHGAVRDTAELAAIPIGVLALAATPKKSAKEGKGEVDVPLSLPWGAVLPGSFLVANEDGLLLLPSPPNAGQSGG; encoded by the coding sequence ATGGAGCTTTCCACCACGGACCTCTCCGACCTCCACCCCGAGGCGGTGGCAATGCCCATGGTCTTCCAGGCCTTTGGGGGGAAAAGGCGCTTTTCCGGCCGGGTGAGGACCTTGAGGGTCCTCGAGGACAACGCCCTCGTCCGCCAGGTACTGGAAGAGGGGGGCGAAGGCCAGGTCCTCTTCGTGGACGGGCAAGGCTCCCTGCGCACCGCCCTCTTAGGAGGCAACCTGGCCCGGCTCGCCTGGGAAAGGGGCTGGCAGGGGGTGGTGGTGCACGGGGCGGTGCGGGACACGGCGGAACTCGCCGCCATCCCCATCGGCGTCCTCGCCCTGGCCGCCACCCCCAAGAAGAGCGCCAAGGAGGGGAAGGGGGAGGTGGACGTGCCCCTTAGCCTTCCTTGGGGAGCGGTGCTTCCGGGAAGCTTTCTTGTGGCCAATGAGGACGGGCTTCTTCTCCTCCCTTCGCCCCCGAACGCCGGCCAAAGCGGCGGATGA
- the purU gene encoding formyltetrahydrofolate deformylase: protein MEEARLLITCPDRPGIVAAVSGFLYAHGANVTDLQQHSTDPEGGVFFMRLAFTTPHLDLSRPALERAFQEVVAERFGMAWRLAYASERKRAAILVSKPAHALLELLWRYRVGELPMDLRLVISNHPDHREEVERFGIPYHHVPVEAGRKEEAEERILALLEEEKVELVILARYMQILSPRFVARYPMRILNIHHSFLPAFAGANPYRQAYERGVKLIGATAHYVTEELDAGPIIEQDVVRVSHRHSVAEMRRLGQELERTVLARAVRWHLEDRILIHGNKTVVFV, encoded by the coding sequence ATGGAGGAGGCCCGTCTTCTCATCACCTGTCCGGACCGGCCCGGCATCGTGGCGGCCGTTTCCGGGTTCCTTTACGCCCACGGGGCCAACGTCACGGACCTGCAGCAGCACTCCACGGACCCGGAAGGGGGCGTCTTCTTCATGCGCCTCGCCTTCACCACCCCCCACCTGGACCTTTCCCGCCCGGCCCTGGAGCGGGCCTTCCAGGAGGTGGTGGCGGAGCGCTTCGGCATGGCATGGCGCCTGGCCTACGCCTCGGAGAGGAAGCGGGCGGCCATTTTGGTGTCCAAACCCGCCCACGCCCTTTTGGAACTCCTTTGGCGCTACCGGGTGGGGGAGCTTCCCATGGACCTGCGCCTCGTGATCTCCAACCACCCCGACCACCGGGAGGAGGTGGAGCGCTTCGGCATCCCCTACCACCACGTGCCGGTGGAGGCGGGGCGGAAGGAGGAGGCGGAGGAGAGGATCCTCGCCCTTCTGGAGGAGGAAAAGGTGGAGCTCGTGATCCTCGCCCGCTACATGCAGATCCTCTCCCCCCGGTTCGTGGCCCGCTACCCCATGCGCATCCTCAACATCCACCACTCCTTCCTGCCCGCCTTCGCCGGGGCCAACCCCTACCGCCAGGCCTACGAGCGGGGGGTGAAGCTCATCGGGGCCACGGCCCACTACGTCACGGAGGAGCTGGACGCCGGCCCCATCATTGAGCAGGACGTGGTCCGGGTCTCCCACCGCCACTCGGTGGCGGAGATGCGGCGGCTTGGGCAGGAGTTGGAGCGCACGGTCTTGGCCCGGGCGGTGCGCTGGCACCTGGAGGACCGCATCCTGATCCACGGCAACAAGACCGTGGTCTTCGTCTAA
- a CDS encoding S1C family serine protease, producing MNLGRSFVGFVALALMAGAVLWWGISNSQAPSAQAPKALSDGGLLEYERNTVEIVEKYGDGVVYVAVVTRPQNVQLPPGFEFFAPFLQVPPQEGTGSGFVIDKEGYILTNYHVVEGASRITVKFHNDPKEYPARLVGAAPPLDVALLKVEAPKERLVPLVLGDSDKIRVGQKAIAMGNPFGLEFTVTQGIVSAIRENPGAIGDDTGLVPQVIQTDAAINPGNSGGPLLNSRGEVIGINTAIFTPTGQFGAAQFAGVGFALPINLVKQYLPELRSGKTLTAEEIIRNRPRLGVSLIPLSLYPERLRQQYGLPATGLMVQEVERNSPAARAGLRAPSRFAYIQLPTGETLQVGVDGDVLLKADGVSLTSIAQLRRVLYGKKPGEAVVLEVFRQGRTLTLRVVPQVLR from the coding sequence ATGAACCTTGGCCGTTCCTTCGTAGGTTTCGTGGCCTTAGCCCTCATGGCGGGCGCCGTGCTTTGGTGGGGGATTTCCAATAGCCAGGCCCCAAGCGCCCAGGCGCCCAAGGCCCTTTCTGACGGCGGGCTTTTGGAGTACGAGCGGAACACCGTGGAAATCGTGGAAAAGTACGGGGACGGGGTGGTTTACGTGGCCGTGGTGACCCGGCCGCAAAACGTCCAGCTCCCCCCGGGGTTTGAGTTCTTCGCCCCCTTTCTCCAGGTGCCGCCCCAGGAGGGGACGGGCTCGGGCTTCGTCATAGACAAGGAGGGGTATATCCTCACCAACTACCACGTGGTGGAGGGGGCGAGCCGCATCACGGTGAAGTTCCACAACGACCCCAAGGAGTACCCGGCGCGGCTCGTGGGGGCGGCCCCGCCCTTGGACGTGGCGCTTCTTAAGGTGGAGGCCCCCAAGGAGCGGCTCGTGCCCCTGGTCCTTGGGGACTCGGACAAGATCCGCGTGGGGCAGAAGGCCATCGCCATGGGCAACCCCTTTGGCCTAGAGTTCACCGTGACCCAGGGCATCGTCTCCGCCATCCGGGAGAACCCGGGGGCCATTGGGGACGACACGGGCCTGGTGCCCCAGGTGATCCAGACGGACGCCGCCATCAACCCGGGGAACTCCGGGGGGCCGCTTCTCAACTCCCGGGGTGAGGTCATCGGCATCAACACCGCCATCTTCACCCCCACGGGCCAGTTCGGGGCGGCCCAGTTCGCCGGGGTGGGGTTCGCCCTGCCCATCAACCTGGTGAAGCAGTACCTCCCCGAGCTTCGCTCCGGGAAGACCCTCACCGCCGAGGAGATCATCCGGAACCGTCCCCGCCTGGGGGTTTCCCTCATCCCCCTTTCCCTTTACCCGGAAAGGCTCAGGCAGCAGTACGGCCTGCCCGCCACCGGGCTCATGGTGCAGGAGGTGGAGCGGAATAGCCCGGCGGCCCGGGCGGGGCTTAGGGCCCCAAGCCGCTTCGCCTACATCCAGCTTCCCACCGGGGAAACCCTGCAGGTGGGGGTGGACGGGGATGTCCTCCTGAAGGCGGACGGGGTATCCCTCACCTCCATCGCCCAGCTCCGCCGGGTGCTCTACGGCAAGAAGCCGGGGGAGGCGGTGGTCCTCGAGGTCTTCCGCCAGGGCAGGACCCTCACCCTAAGGGTGGTGCCCCAGGTCCTCCGCTAA
- a CDS encoding TAXI family TRAP transporter solute-binding subunit, which translates to MRSVLLVLVALLGWAAAQKPRVVIATGGVGGVYFYYGTTLAEIWNKAGVAEAQAIQTAASIDNLLLLETRTGGGTYYCGTVLPDSAYLAYTGQHERFRERPAKSARILFAMYPNYLHLVTREGAGIRVVQDLKGKRVSTGAPGSGTEVEALLVLQAAGLSPKDFAKQERLGAQESANALAEGNIDAFFWSGGLPTGAITELAAALARKGQRIYLVPLDPKSTVVQTFTRRFPGLAGPGVIPKSVYGTRADTPTLTFWNLFVCPESLPAEAAYALTKATFENLPALRQAVAAAKDTSPENAVRFVGGTIPYHEGALRYFRELGVLK; encoded by the coding sequence ATGAGAAGCGTCCTACTGGTCCTGGTAGCCCTCTTGGGTTGGGCCGCAGCCCAGAAACCCCGCGTGGTCATCGCCACGGGCGGGGTGGGCGGGGTTTACTTCTACTACGGCACCACCCTGGCGGAGATCTGGAACAAGGCGGGCGTGGCCGAGGCCCAGGCCATCCAGACCGCCGCCTCCATAGATAACCTCCTCCTCCTGGAAACCCGCACCGGCGGGGGCACCTACTACTGCGGCACCGTCCTCCCCGACTCCGCCTACCTGGCCTACACCGGCCAGCACGAACGCTTCCGGGAGCGGCCTGCCAAGAGCGCCCGCATCCTCTTCGCCATGTACCCCAACTACCTCCACCTCGTCACCCGGGAAGGGGCCGGGATCCGGGTGGTGCAGGACCTCAAGGGCAAGCGGGTTTCCACGGGGGCCCCGGGCTCGGGCACGGAGGTGGAGGCCCTTTTGGTCCTGCAGGCGGCGGGGCTTAGCCCCAAGGACTTCGCCAAGCAGGAGCGCCTGGGGGCCCAGGAAAGCGCCAACGCCCTGGCGGAGGGCAACATTGACGCCTTCTTCTGGTCGGGGGGCTTGCCCACAGGGGCCATCACCGAGCTAGCGGCCGCCCTCGCCCGCAAGGGGCAAAGGATTTACCTGGTGCCCCTAGACCCCAAGAGCACCGTGGTCCAGACCTTCACCCGCCGCTTCCCCGGCCTGGCTGGCCCCGGGGTCATCCCCAAGAGCGTCTACGGCACCCGCGCCGACACCCCCACCCTCACCTTCTGGAACCTCTTCGTCTGCCCGGAAAGCCTCCCCGCCGAGGCGGCCTACGCCCTCACCAAGGCCACCTTTGAAAACCTTCCCGCCCTGCGGCAGGCGGTGGCCGCCGCCAAGGACACCTCCCCGGAAAACGCCGTGCGCTTCGTGGGGGGCACCATCCCCTACCACGAGGGGGCCTTGCGCTACTTCCGCGAGCTTGGGGTCTTGAAGTAG
- a CDS encoding TRAP transporter permease, with the protein MELEHPKTPQTPLARLTNWILVLGALYSLYLVLHPFTPLARAEIPILDIVQLQRSTHVLFLLVGGYLVSFYLPRKRTLGAWVYFLFTLIPLYHFLFPGIPGVDLPREAKAVGVLYWAVAALPALLPSLKRPADLLAVLLALFPTLYQLRYFEELVYRAVLPAPWDMAMSFGLIMLVLGLVYRLLGPVMPVLVLFFFSYNLHADLFPGAFKGTKQGIDLLLGKTFNETEAGIYGLITGVSAKYLVYFTLLSGMIGALGLGRVVANLALALVGKHPATPGRVTGLASVFMGMFSGSGAADTQFVAALTKPLYEKAGYHTLTAAGLVATAGTIALITPPVMGSIAFIMVEILEIPYIKVIVMALGPALLYLTAVLAFNEFYSRRAGLSPVGAELGMGRRAYALRYATLFLPILLIVAMLYLGYEVRTAASLALVLFVLIAYLDPTLRPKGIAPIFQGLAEGFRTLLPIGTAVTAANLIFAMMVISGLPSKFSQLLQQVSGESLLLATLITALFSLVLGMGVPPTATYVLTSALTAPAIIALAKENGIPDSAALLATHMFLFYYAVLADVTPPVALSAYAASSVFGTNPLQTGVYAARVALSKYLVGFFFLLSYSGTALLIVPVLENSPPGEAWPMILERFLAVAAGIVYLSASGAGYTRRVLKRWEAWALGILAVLLFVPHTLLNLLAFLLGLLFFWKPRA; encoded by the coding sequence ATGGAGCTAGAACATCCCAAAACCCCTCAAACCCCCTTAGCCCGCCTCACGAACTGGATCCTGGTCCTGGGGGCCCTCTATAGCCTCTACCTCGTCCTCCACCCCTTTACCCCCTTGGCCAGAGCGGAAATCCCCATCCTGGACATCGTCCAGCTCCAAAGGAGCACCCACGTCCTCTTCCTCCTCGTAGGCGGCTACCTCGTTTCCTTCTATCTTCCCCGGAAGCGCACCCTGGGCGCCTGGGTCTACTTCCTCTTCACCCTCATCCCCCTCTACCACTTCCTCTTCCCGGGCATCCCAGGCGTGGACCTTCCCCGGGAGGCCAAGGCGGTGGGCGTCCTCTACTGGGCGGTAGCCGCCCTTCCCGCCCTCCTCCCTTCCCTCAAGCGCCCCGCCGACCTCCTCGCCGTCCTCCTCGCCCTCTTCCCCACCCTCTACCAACTGCGCTACTTTGAAGAGCTCGTCTACCGGGCCGTCCTCCCCGCCCCCTGGGACATGGCCATGTCCTTCGGCCTCATCATGCTGGTCCTGGGCCTGGTCTACCGCCTCCTGGGCCCGGTGATGCCGGTTCTCGTCCTCTTCTTCTTCAGCTACAACCTCCACGCCGACCTCTTCCCGGGAGCTTTTAAAGGCACCAAGCAGGGGATTGACCTCCTCCTGGGCAAAACCTTCAACGAGACGGAGGCGGGCATCTACGGCCTCATCACCGGGGTATCCGCCAAGTACCTGGTCTACTTCACCCTGCTTTCCGGCATGATCGGCGCCTTGGGCCTGGGGAGGGTGGTGGCCAACCTGGCCCTGGCCCTGGTGGGCAAGCACCCCGCCACCCCGGGGCGGGTCACGGGGCTGGCCAGCGTCTTCATGGGGATGTTCTCCGGCTCAGGGGCCGCGGACACCCAGTTCGTAGCCGCCCTCACCAAGCCTCTCTACGAGAAGGCGGGGTACCACACCCTCACCGCCGCCGGCCTCGTGGCCACCGCCGGCACCATCGCCCTCATCACCCCCCCGGTCATGGGCTCCATCGCCTTCATCATGGTGGAGATCCTAGAGATCCCCTACATCAAGGTCATCGTCATGGCCCTGGGGCCTGCCCTCCTCTACCTCACCGCCGTTTTGGCCTTCAACGAGTTCTACTCCCGCAGGGCAGGGCTATCCCCGGTGGGGGCCGAGCTCGGCATGGGCCGCCGGGCCTACGCCCTGCGCTACGCCACCCTCTTCCTCCCCATCCTCCTCATCGTCGCCATGCTCTACCTGGGCTACGAGGTGCGCACCGCCGCCAGCCTGGCCCTGGTCCTCTTCGTCCTCATCGCCTACCTGGACCCCACCCTGAGGCCCAAAGGCATCGCCCCCATCTTCCAGGGCCTCGCCGAGGGCTTCCGCACCCTCCTCCCCATCGGCACCGCCGTGACCGCCGCCAACCTCATCTTCGCCATGATGGTGATCTCCGGCCTGCCCTCCAAGTTCAGCCAGCTCCTGCAACAGGTCTCCGGGGAAAGCCTCCTCCTCGCCACCCTCATCACCGCCCTCTTTAGCCTGGTCCTGGGCATGGGGGTGCCCCCCACCGCCACCTACGTCCTCACCTCCGCCCTCACCGCCCCCGCCATCATCGCCCTGGCCAAGGAGAACGGCATCCCCGACTCCGCCGCCCTCCTCGCCACCCACATGTTCCTCTTCTATTACGCCGTCCTGGCGGACGTGACCCCGCCCGTGGCCCTCTCCGCCTATGCCGCCAGCAGCGTCTTCGGCACCAACCCCCTGCAGACGGGGGTCTACGCCGCCCGGGTGGCCCTTTCCAAGTACCTGGTGGGCTTCTTCTTCCTCCTCTCCTACTCGGGCACCGCCCTCCTCATCGTTCCCGTCCTGGAAAACTCCCCGCCCGGCGAGGCTTGGCCCATGATCCTGGAGCGCTTCCTGGCCGTGGCTGCGGGCATCGTCTACCTCTCCGCCTCCGGGGCCGGCTACACCCGAAGGGTCCTCAAGCGCTGGGAGGCCTGGGCCCTAGGCATCCTGGCCGTCCTCCTCTTCGTGCCCCACACGCTCCTCAACCTCCTCGCCTTCCTTCTGGGCCTCCTCTTCTTCTGGAAGCCCAGGGCTTGA
- a CDS encoding TAXI family TRAP transporter solute-binding subunit has protein sequence MKRAMVLIGLLVLGLGLAQKPRVAIGTGSTGGVFFYYGTALADILNKAGVVEAQPVQTGGSYDNLQLLRDRTGGGTYYCALTTTDSAYVAYTGEEPRFKDRPAKSQRVLFYMYPSFIHLVTSEKTGIKVVQDLKGKRVSTGQPGSSTENLALLVLQGAGVKPETFAKRERLPVAEGAKALAEGTLDAFFWVGGVPTSSIVELSQTLARKGDRVYLVPIDPKSTTAQVVMKRFPGLVDPYRVPKSVYNTRTDVPGLATGNIVVCPDSLPAEAAYGIMKAVFENLDTLRTAVAAAKDTSLEATAKLYGKLPIPFHPGAERYLKEKGLVK, from the coding sequence ATGAAGCGAGCGATGGTCCTTATCGGTTTGTTGGTCCTGGGTTTGGGCCTTGCCCAGAAGCCCCGCGTGGCCATCGGCACGGGAAGCACGGGCGGGGTCTTCTTCTACTACGGCACCGCCTTGGCCGACATCCTGAACAAGGCCGGGGTGGTGGAGGCCCAGCCGGTACAGACGGGAGGCTCTTACGATAACCTGCAGCTCCTCCGCGACCGCACGGGCGGGGGCACCTATTACTGCGCCCTCACCACCACGGACTCCGCCTACGTGGCCTACACCGGCGAGGAGCCCCGCTTCAAGGACCGCCCAGCCAAGAGCCAACGGGTCCTCTTCTACATGTACCCCTCCTTCATCCACCTGGTGACCAGCGAGAAGACCGGCATCAAGGTGGTGCAGGACCTGAAGGGCAAGCGCGTTTCCACAGGCCAGCCCGGCTCCAGCACGGAGAACCTGGCCCTCCTGGTCCTCCAGGGAGCAGGGGTGAAGCCGGAAACCTTCGCCAAGCGGGAGCGCCTCCCCGTGGCCGAGGGGGCCAAGGCCCTGGCGGAGGGCACCCTGGACGCCTTCTTCTGGGTAGGGGGCGTGCCCACGAGCTCCATCGTGGAGCTTTCCCAGACCCTGGCCCGCAAGGGGGACCGCGTCTACCTGGTGCCCATTGACCCCAAGAGCACCACGGCCCAGGTGGTCATGAAGCGCTTCCCGGGCCTGGTGGACCCCTACCGGGTGCCCAAGAGCGTCTACAACACCCGCACGGACGTGCCGGGCCTGGCCACGGGCAACATCGTGGTCTGCCCGGATAGCCTCCCCGCCGAGGCGGCCTACGGCATCATGAAGGCGGTGTTTGAGAACCTGGACACCCTGCGCACCGCCGTGGCCGCCGCCAAGGACACGAGCCTCGAGGCCACCGCCAAGCTCTACGGCAAGCTCCCCATCCCCTTCCACCCTGGGGCCGAGCGGTACCTGAAAGAAAAGGGCCTCGTCAAGTAA
- a CDS encoding site-2 protease family protein has protein sequence MAGRGLFLFRLFGIPVHLDLSFLLVLPLLAFLIGSNLPLYLELFGLPQDPSLLEGLWPFLLGLSAALGLFLSVLLHELGHALTARRFGVETRRITLWLLGGVAQMERIPKEPGKELAIALAGPAVSLALALFFHLVKAPTGPWGFLTHYLALVNLMLALFNLLPALPLDGGRVYRALLALRKPYAKATRQAAALSQAVALALGLFGLLAFNPFLILIAFFVYMASRAEAEATLLAQALEGLRVRDLMTPDPIALSPDTPVAEALRLALHHKVSGFPVVEGERVLGVVGLEGLEGADPLAPVARYLHPPLLLSPEEEALAALERMAERGYVRALVVERERLVGVLSKTDLLRAFQVRLLGLDRPRGVG, from the coding sequence ATGGCCGGGCGCGGGCTTTTCCTCTTCCGCCTCTTCGGCATCCCCGTTCACCTGGACCTTTCCTTTCTCCTCGTCCTCCCCCTCTTGGCCTTCCTCATCGGGAGCAACCTCCCCCTCTACCTGGAGCTCTTCGGCCTACCCCAGGACCCAAGCCTCCTCGAGGGCCTTTGGCCTTTCCTCCTTGGGCTTTCCGCCGCCCTGGGGCTTTTCCTCTCGGTCCTCCTGCACGAGCTCGGCCACGCCCTCACCGCCCGGCGCTTCGGGGTGGAAACCCGGCGCATCACCCTTTGGCTCTTGGGCGGGGTGGCCCAGATGGAAAGGATCCCGAAAGAGCCCGGCAAGGAGCTCGCCATCGCCCTGGCAGGGCCTGCGGTGAGCCTCGCCCTAGCGCTTTTCTTCCACCTCGTCAAAGCCCCCACGGGCCCTTGGGGCTTTCTCACCCACTACCTGGCCCTGGTGAACCTGATGCTCGCCCTCTTCAACCTCCTCCCCGCCCTTCCCCTGGACGGGGGGCGGGTCTACCGCGCCCTCCTCGCCCTAAGGAAGCCCTACGCCAAGGCCACCCGGCAGGCGGCGGCCCTAAGCCAGGCGGTGGCCTTGGCCCTGGGGCTTTTCGGCCTTCTGGCCTTCAACCCCTTTCTCATCCTCATCGCCTTCTTCGTCTACATGGCCTCCCGGGCCGAGGCCGAGGCCACCCTCCTGGCCCAGGCCCTGGAGGGGCTTAGGGTGAGGGACCTCATGACCCCGGACCCCATCGCCCTCTCCCCCGATACCCCCGTGGCCGAGGCCCTCCGCCTAGCCCTCCACCACAAGGTTTCGGGCTTTCCCGTGGTGGAGGGGGAAAGGGTGCTTGGGGTGGTGGGCCTGGAAGGGCTAGAAGGCGCAGACCCCCTGGCCCCCGTGGCCCGCTACCTGCACCCGCCCCTCCTCCTCTCCCCGGAAGAGGAGGCCCTTGCCGCCCTGGAGCGCATGGCGGAGAGGGGGTATGTGCGGGCCCTCGTGGTGGAAAGGGAAAGACTTGTAGGGGTCTTGAGCAAAACCGACCTCCTAAGGGCCTTCCAGGTGCGGCTTCTCGGGCTTGACAGGCCTAGGGGGGTGGGGTAG
- a CDS encoding MFS transporter, whose protein sequence is MLALALLQDPRYRAYWLALFTSQMGTWMQSAAQGWLVLLLTGSAERLGLVVALQFLPSLLFSLPAGVLADRYPKRNLLLLTQGGMMLLALLMALLILTGAVRYGHVLLFAFLYGALNAMDLPVRQSFTVELAGRERYPGAIALNSFGFNTSRLLGPALSGVLIALYGVGVAYLANALSFLPLLLVLLRVPPGPRGEEGDGRFLREALEGIRFVLEHPLVRRVVGLVLFASLLGMNFQTLVPAYARLVLGLSATGYGFLLSAVGFGALGAALVMAFTGRPRPMRLLLGVFALALAHLGLFLPHPTWVPLFLALGGFGMISVLINANTLVQLSVPDRLRGRVMAVYSLVMLGTGPLGAYLTGLLFELLGGRAAALLLGSAVLLVGLYQLRAWPTGSSPPA, encoded by the coding sequence GTGCTGGCCCTGGCCCTCCTGCAAGACCCCCGTTACCGCGCCTACTGGCTCGCCCTCTTCACCTCCCAGATGGGCACCTGGATGCAGTCCGCCGCCCAGGGGTGGCTTGTGCTCCTCCTCACGGGGAGCGCCGAGCGGCTTGGGCTCGTGGTGGCCCTGCAGTTCTTGCCCTCCCTCCTCTTTTCCCTGCCCGCCGGGGTCTTGGCCGACCGCTACCCCAAGCGGAACCTCCTCCTCCTAACCCAGGGGGGGATGATGCTTTTGGCCCTCCTCATGGCCCTCCTCATCCTCACGGGGGCGGTGCGCTATGGGCACGTGCTCCTCTTCGCCTTCCTCTATGGGGCCTTGAACGCCATGGACCTGCCCGTGCGCCAGAGCTTCACCGTGGAGCTGGCGGGGCGGGAGCGGTACCCGGGGGCCATCGCCCTAAACTCCTTCGGCTTCAACACAAGCCGCCTCCTGGGGCCTGCGCTATCCGGCGTGCTCATCGCCCTCTATGGGGTGGGGGTGGCCTACCTGGCCAACGCCCTCTCCTTCCTGCCCCTCCTCCTCGTCCTCCTGCGGGTGCCCCCGGGGCCCAGGGGGGAGGAGGGGGATGGGCGGTTCTTGAGGGAGGCCCTCGAGGGCATCCGCTTTGTCTTGGAGCATCCCCTGGTGCGGCGGGTGGTGGGGCTTGTCCTCTTCGCCAGCCTTCTCGGCATGAACTTCCAGACCCTGGTCCCCGCCTACGCCCGGCTCGTCCTGGGGCTTTCCGCCACCGGCTATGGCTTTCTCCTCTCCGCCGTGGGGTTTGGGGCCTTGGGGGCGGCCTTGGTCATGGCCTTCACGGGGCGGCCGAGGCCCATGCGCCTCCTCCTTGGGGTCTTCGCCCTGGCCTTGGCCCACCTGGGGCTTTTCCTTCCCCACCCCACCTGGGTCCCCCTATTCCTCGCCCTGGGAGGGTTTGGCATGATCTCCGTCCTCATCAACGCCAACACCCTGGTGCAGCTTTCCGTGCCCGACCGCCTAAGGGGCCGGGTCATGGCGGTGTACAGCCTGGTGATGCTGGGCACGGGGCCCTTGGGGGCCTACCTCACGGGCCTCCTCTTTGAGCTTCTGGGGGGGCGGGCGGCGGCCCTTCTTTTGGGAAGCGCCGTGCTCCTGGTGGGCCTCTACCAGCTTCGGGCTTGGCCTACGGGGTCCAGTCCTCCGGCCTAG